Below is a genomic region from Fusarium oxysporum Fo47 chromosome XI, complete sequence.
CATGCGCTATCTCATCACCTGGACTAGCCCAATTGTCTACCATCAGGGTGACGATAAGGGAAGCATGGGAGTCTATGGTGTTGAGGGAAGTAAGCCCGGAGCTGCAGCAGTGGCTACCTGGTTGACTCACAAGACCCTCAGGCTTGAGGTTGACGGATACGGTAGACTCCTTGGAGAGGCCATATTCACTTGCACTAAGGTTTGCATCGTTCATCGCCCCGAGACCTCATGTACTAATACTCTCGTAGCTGTACTGTCACTGGGCCACTTTGACCAAGCCTGAAGATGACTTGATCGTTATACCTCTTATCAGACTACCCATTGAGCGCAACGGTGGCTCAGCTGAGGATGTTGcgaaagaaaaggaaagaatCCGCACAAAGATCCTTGGAGTCAGTAACGAGGACCTGTTtaaggatgaagagactTGGGAGCTTTTGGAGACACTTGGTGGTGATTTGATGATCAACGCTTTCGCATGCAACTTCCGGATCAACGGCAAGCCCAACACCGATATCGTAAGTCACTTTAGACTCTCATCTTGGCGTATATACTTACACGATGCAGGGAGAAGCCAACTACCTCAATCAGCGTATCTTCAAGCGCCTCTCTTACACTATTGAAGATGACGCGACGCCCACATCTGATCGGCCTCTGTTCCTCACCTCGTCATCATTCAGTGAAAAGGCTTATGGCAAGTGTTTGACCAATTTCAAGAGGCGCCTCGAGCTCTCTAACAATGATCATCCCGCTCACGGTGATTTGTCGTTCCTGGTCAATGTGACGATGAGCCCTTGGCCTACCGACTCGCCATTCCTTGAGAGTTTGGTCACTCCCTTCAGAAAGATCGCAGAGGAAGAGGTGCAGGTAAGCTTTCCAGATTGAGCCTTGCATAACCTATACTGATAGCAGTAGCATGTTCTTGCTCGCAACATCGAGAAGCCAGACATCCACGGCTTCGTCGTCCAAGGTCACGACAAGGTCTACCTAGTCCACATTCCCATGTTCAACATGGCCGCTCACCGCTGGCaagtcatcatcaccgcTGAGCTCCCCGGCGAGGTCAAGGAACTCTACCAGAAACTGCGAAAAGAAAATCCAGACAAGTTCTACACCATTGCCAACGTGGAGCCTGAGAAACTCGGTAATCTTCTTGAGTCAACTGGCGACGTTGAGTTCCGAATGGATGATGGCATCCCGGCTGATGGTGCTGAACCTCTGGCCAAGTTCAAGCTTTCTGACATTCAGGTCGTTGTCAAGAGGTCTATGTCTTACGATGACTTGGACAGGAAATATCCTGATAGAATGCCGTTTTACCTCTATGGAAGCAATGCTGAGGCTAATATCGACCATGTGCTGAGAACTTCGCCCAATGCCCAGCTTAGCGGAGATCGGGTCaaactcaatctcaacccGGCATTGAGCAATGAGCAGCTTGGCAAGGGCGTAGTCTCTGTACTGGAAGACGTCTATGAGAACTCAATTCAGCCGCTGTAAGCGTTTTCTTCTAACGTCGGAGTTGTTCACGCTGACATTTTGCAGACCCCAAGAGGAGAATGAGGAGGGAACCTTGGTCATCAAGACTGATGCCCCTGGGCTGTCGCTTGTTCCCGATCACAAGCATAGGGTCTCGGTGTACAACAACTACGATGACTTCCTTGGAGGGTCCAAGCCCATCGCAAGTGGTGACTTGAGTCTCACATCCAAGATCTTTGCTGATTGGGGAATGGTCAACATGGATTAGACATCAATAGGTCATCAATGAAACTCATGAGAAATCCGTATTAATTCCAAATCATGATTACTCTAAATGAACTATCAAGCGATGCATATAATAGTTGAACAAATGTTCATCATCTTACTTCTTCACAGAGTCAGAACCCATCTCATAGACCGGCTCCTGCTCACGGGCCTCAGGACCAGCCATCTCATACGCCGGCGCAGGTGTGTGAAACGGCGGGGGCGATGGCTGTTGATTCCATCCCCCGGGTGAAACTGGCCCGACACTTGACATAGGTCCACTCATCATCGATATACGAGCATCTGATGGTGCAGGAGATGCCGCCATGCTATGATCAGGATAAGGCTGTACAGCTGGTTGGTaatgctgttgctgagggTATGGGTTCTGGTTCATAGGGgcgggaggaggaggaggttgctgttgagccatGACAGGTTGAACCGGTGCCGGGGCGGGTTCAGGCTTGGATTTACGTCTGCGCAGCAGGCAGACGGCACCAAGACCGATGAGGCCAATGAGAGCGACACCACCGACTACACCGCCGACAATAGCACCGACAGGTGTTGACTTGGACTTCTTTGTAGGCTCAGGAACATCAGAAGTAGTCGTTGTTTCTGTTTGTGTCTCCGTCTCGCTTGCCTGGCCAGCAGAGCCACTATCAGTGTTGCTGACTGTTGTTGACTGTGATTCGATACCATCGCTGAGAGTTGTAGTGACGAAGTTGGCATTCTTCTGGCCTTGGTATGTGAACTTGACGGATTGAACATCCTCGACAGATGTGGAAGCGCATCGATAGTCGAAAATACCACTTGGATAGGCATACGTGCGACAGAAAGGCGTGTCGGAGTTGGTACTAAAAGTTCAGTCAGCATTGAGACTCGAAACTGGGACAGGCAGTAGTAAGTCACCATAAGAGATTGAAGGTGTTGCTCTGACAAACGTCATTGCATTGACTTGGGTCAACAGCTTTACTAGACTCAACGCAAGCGACGTAAATCTCGGATGCGCAAGCGACTAGACCAACACCACTCGAAGCAGCCCATGAACACAAGCGATCATTCTCACAGGTGACTGCAGCGCCTGGTTGGCCAGACAAGTATCCGCATGTCTTATCGGGCGCGATAGTAACTTTCAAAGGCTCACTCGATGAATCTGCTTGTCGAATTCGGAGTCCATCATTGCCGACGAGCAGCTTGAGTTCATCGAGGATACCGATTGGGGATGCTGTTATGGTCGGTGCTGGTATGTCGCGAGCGTGATTCCTTTGGGCGGCGCGAGCAATGTCCATTGCATTCACGGCCTGGAGCATAGCTCCGAGAAGGAGAGCCTGTGAAGATGACCGCATGGTGAACTGCAGCCAAAAGTGTGAAAATTGGTACTAAGAATGGTAAGGAAAAAGAGATGCACGAGGAAACAACCAAGCAAAAAGACGAGCGACGCGATTGCAGGAAACAATCATTATGAAGGAGCCAGCCCAGAGCGAAAATGCGGCTTAGCTGATTCTCCCCCTGGGCAGATCAAAACGCCACTGAAGGGCCAGAACCAATATTGTGTGGCATGGcttgcagaagctgaagcctcCATACCAAGGGTCACCTCAGCCGCACCCATTTAGCGTGTTAGTTAGCAATCTCCGCCTCGAACCGGAGCTAATTACACTAGAAGAGGACTTTTAGACGAGGGCTTGAGGTCCAAAAATAGAGAGATATCGCGTTACATCAGAAGGTTTGATGAGATTTCTTCCGACGAGGGTAATGCAGGGACCATCACGACCTGGAGAGAGGTTTCAATTGCTTCAAGACCTCGTTGCTAGGACAGGATAAATATCGTTGACCGCGCTGCTCAATTGACGCAGAGACCTCGTTGCCCCAATGAGGTACGCGATGAAACCACAAAAGCTCTTGTTGGTGGCTGGCATCTACGGACCATTACTCAAGCACTGCCCCTCTACCATTCCGCATCCGaatatcctcatcaccaacataCAGTACCTAGTTCATCTCAGGTCCAGACCATTTaaaggggaaaaaaaaagagaagaagaatgaagcATGCGATAATGGTGGCAATCCATAGACGAAGACAGATTGACCGTCCCTTGCTTATCGTCCTCTCGTCGCACAGCTACTCATAAACAGCGCCCCTGCCTCTATACGAGACCTCCGTAGTGCAACACTTCATCCCGACAACCCAACTCAATTGGGCATGACTCCCAAGACCGCTGTTTTGCAAAAAATAAGCATGAGCCGTTTTCATCTCGGCGAATATGCTTAAAATCAGCCCTGCGATGTCTCATTGGCTTGGCGTCGGGAGCTGAAAGATTTCGGCGCTATGATTTGGGACTATTGGTCTTGGCAACAGTCTCACAGCCCCGGAAAATGAGCCTTGTAAGGCTCTCAGTACCTCAAGTTGAGAAACAATCGCGGTAACGTTGCGGTAAGTGATGGGTCTTGGCTGAGTTGCGATGGAGAAGCCGGGAGAGGAATTGAAGAGCAGGACATGTAGCCAAGAGGTGAGGCTCTGTGCACACCAGAGCAGCAGAGGTCCTGTGATTAGATGGTGCAGAGAGCGGTGCTGTGTTGGCGGTGGTGGTCTAGATGCGCCCATAGTGATCCTTGCCGCTAAAATGAGGGGTTGAAGCACCACGTCTAGAACACATCACAGGCCAGACAGGCTTTTCAACAAGTGCTGCTTGGTTGCTTCGACTTCTCTTTGAGAAACCTTGACTACGTTGCTGTCAAATTTACTGGGAACGTCTGACTTAGCTAATGAAATAACCTTAAAAAGCTTAGGAGAACAATAGAAGAATAACTCATGCCGACCACGTCACGCAGTTTCGAGCTTAGTGCGTAACATAACATGCATAACTCTTATGCTAACGATGTAGGACTTTATGCACCAAAGAAAACCGTCTGTCAGCAAATACTGACCTGTAATTCGCGAAAGAGACATAATGACATCACTTACCTCTGGTTTATTTCTGTGAGCCAAGGCATTCGTCAACTTAATAGACATCTTCATAATAGCCATACTTCTCCTCTGTATCATGACTGTTTTATCCGACTTGCCTGACGAGACCCTCGAAAGAATTCTCGAGTTTGTCACAAGTAACCACGAGTCCCTTGAAAACgtcagcctcatcaacagccgCTTCAACAAAATCGTCTTTCCTCTCCTCGTGCGCCAATGGAACAACAGCTAAGAATGTCTTGAGCCCCCTATCGAGAGACttgctcttcatcttctccgaAACCCTGATCTTCGAAGGCACGTTGAAAGGCTGGACCTCGGATATCTTCGACCCTTGCACGATCATGATCCCGATTCAGCTGACTTGAGCCCTGAGAGTCTAGCTGCTCTCGCAGACGCTGCCGAGAAGGATCTTAATGTATCCAAGTTTCTCTCAACTCATGTGTGCCATCGCATACGCCTCGGGTGCGAAGACGCCATCGcggccttgatcttggcttGGTGTACGAGGTTAACCCATCTGAATATTACGGTACCTTCCCTCCATCCTGATTCTCACCAACACTTTATGCCTTACGTTAAGGAGGCTGTTTGTCGGTTGCTTGATGGACCGGCTAAAATGGCACCACAGTTGCCTCTTGGCCAGGTTCGTCATGTTACTCTGCAATCCTGCATATGCTAGATCCTTTCTGCACCTCCCTTGTATTCAAACGCTCTGTACCTATGGATTGTTTGATAATCTGGACAACGAATCCGAGAGCGATGACAATGAACTCCCTCTAACACATCTTGTTGATTACGTGCTCCCTTTCCCAGTTTCGACATCACCAATCATAGAGTTAACTATTGTAGGATGTTTACGGTCTGGAGTCCCAGATTTCATCACTGCATGTCGGTCCCTCAGAAAGCTCAATGTTCGTGTCGACTTTGGGCTCGGAATCTACGGTATGCTAGACCAAAAAGAGCTAGCAGAGGCTGTTATAAAACACAAAGACTCTCTGGAAGACCTAGACCTCGACATTAGCGTCATGAATTTTCCCAACCCGGATCCTGTTTTAGAGGAAACTTATTCACAATTGTCACGCATCCGGACTCTTGCGGTCCATATCGCCGAATTCTTCAAAGGTGCCTGGTCAAAGGGAGTTGAGGACTGTATCAAGTTCTTCCTTGATCGAATACCTCAAAATATTCAAGTTCTCAAACCTCGTTCCCATAGGTTCATCGAAAGCTGGGTTAGTAGTAGTAATGACGTGTTCCTTGAGCCATACCTGGAGGGTATCATAGAATTACTTGAAGAAACTGGACCACAAGGGCGGTTTAGCAAGTTGAGAGTCCTGGATCTCTCGAAAGCATTTGTGGATGACCCGATTATGTTTGATATTAAGAGGGTTAAGCAATTGGCTAGGTCCAGAGGGGTCAAAGTTTTGTTGCATGATTGAAGTATAGCCAGTACTCCGGAGcaatatttaattaatttcAGATAACAATGAACACGtaaaaccttatataatccACAGTTTCTGCCACGTTTGCTTATGAACCTCGGGAAAATGCCAGTTTGCACGTTGGCGCATGATATGATCGTCAATACCAAGGGCTTGTTCAGTGAGTACTTGCTACGCTGGACACGCATGTCTTGGCTGCAGCTGTAAACAGCCCTATAATTCTTATGCGTTTGGTAACGATGCCACGTATAAGGGATGGATCCACAGGTCTGGCGAGGTCGACCAATAGTGCTCCAAGAGTCAGAAGGGTTGCCATCCAATTCGTCCCAAACGCTTACTTGTTCGCAGTTCTGCAAAGATATTAAAAGTGGCTGTTGAGCCTCCCCTCAGTGCCACAATACAACTTCCAATGGCTATAAGTATTGGCTGTCGGATTGATGACTGCCATTTCGCCTCCTCATTATTGCGGCCTCAATAAAAAAACTCTCCTATCTCACATAACCCTTCCACTTGCAGGCAAAGTTATCATGGCAGAAAGCCAAGACCTCATCTCACACAGCAGTCTCTGCAATATATGCTGCGATGTGGACTTCCACGGCATGTTCACAGGCCGCGATTACCGCGATTACGCTGATGGGTTCAGCCGTTACCGGGCGGATCTCGACTATGGAAGACAAGTCCCGAGAACCTGGGAACACATCAAAATGAACGCGAAGTGCTGTTCCTTTTGCATGTTGACTTTCCATCAGATACAGACATTTCGCTTGGTGACACGCACCCCGAACCGTTTACGCGTACCCGACCTTTCCCAGATGtaggagaagatgagatggtgATTGCGGCGGTCGAGATAGGAACAGGCATGTTTGATGGCGAATTTGCAAATTGTATTGGCTTCCACAACGGTGCATATCGGCATCCTAGACATCGATCACTGATGATTCGTGGTCTCCAGCTGTGTGCTCCGGAGCGCTCTCATAGTGCGGCATGGGAGCGCGCACGTCAAGTCAAGGAACAAGCCGAGTCAGGTTCGGGGCTGAGAGCAAACAAGGAACTAAGCATAGAATTCTCGAGCTGTTTCGGCGGGCGTCTTGCCTGTATGGATGTTGACTTTGAGCTTTGTAAAGCCTGATTACATCTCTGTAATGAACAGCACGAGGAGTGCAGGGAGTATAAGCCAGTGGGCATGATATCTCGGCCAAACAGGCTTATAGACGTTCAGAGTGACTGCATCGTCTCtggatcatcttcatccgaTGGCTATGCTGCCTTGAGCTACATCTGGGGTTGTCGTTTACCTAGCACACAGCTGAAGACCTCAAAAGAGCAGGAGCTCCGAAAGCCTAGGAGTCTGTCCGCGCCGGGTATAATTCTGAGCGATATCATTACTGATGCCATGGAGTTCTGTCGCCAAATCGATCTACGCTTCTTGTGGGTCGATCAGTTGTGCATTCCCCAAAGACCGGGCTTGGTCGACCCTGAGATCCACCACATGGCGTCAATATACTCCGGAGCAACTTGTACTTTGGTCGCCTTAAGCGGCACTACGTTTGCCGACCCCCTCCCAGGGGTTCGACCGGGTATAAGTCATCCTGAGTCACAGCACCAGGCCATTGTAGATGGCTTGTGGCTCATGACATGCTACCCATCGCTTTTCACGGAAATTGAGAGCTCAGTCTGGTTCAGTTGCGGCTGGACatttcaagaagcagcatTTTCGAAACGAATCTTTTTCTTCACGACGTCACAGACCTTCTTCCTGTGTCGCGAGACGATGTACTGCGAGGAAAGTGTCTGGGAAGTACCAGATGGTGATTCCATGGCAGCTTGGGCAAACACCAAAACGATAGAGGCTGGGAGAATAAAGGATCTAATGATCCTCCGCAACTCAAATGAATCGTACCCAGAGGGGGGTAATTACAGGAGTGCCGAAGAGTACACCAAGCGGACCCTGGGTTATCCCCAGGATATCCTTAATGCGTGGGTTGCCGTGATCCAGTGGATggaggaagacaagaagtGGGGATCGGCTTACTGTTTGGGTCTTCTCTTGGACCATTTTGGGTTCGGGCTGGGATGGCAACCACTCCATGGCCTCGACCCCGATCCTGTCAACCAGCGAGCCGGCTTCCCCAGTTGGAGCTGTTCTAGCTTCCTAGGTCCAGTTGAGTGGTGTCTTGAAGTACCTTCTAGTACACGGACTTCTGGTGGAGGGCGAGAGAGCGTTTGGGGTAGGTCTGGCATTATCCAAGAGACAGACATTGACATTACGTTGCGTGAAAGATATA
It encodes:
- a CDS encoding pyridoxal phosphate-dependent transferase → MVTDEQIEHERRQHARVGSYFLGPRAENFELLSEFFTYVLNEQKDTRENLYKDDPAFITQDMIKTEEFQGSIAQLREDVKDISKKLSTNSIPFWSPRYNAHMNMDTAMPSIIGYMAAMMYNPNNVATEASPYTTGVERQVGEDLCRMLGYGYGVGGEDSDVEPWGHITCDGSVANLEAIWAIRNLKFYPLSLKLAMAEGAPLNFLTRIKPPFKVSTCKGEEKPFTELSTWELLNLKPTAILQIPTRLTSEYAISATFLQTALKDYLIQTVGKEYVDQKFGITKPAKFFVSATKHYSWPKGGAISGLGSDNFVDIAVDEEARMDISSLRAHLESCIEGDDESQHTPVFGGVVIIGSTEHGACDPLRQVVELREEFQARGLSFAIHCDAAWGGYFSSMIERRMFAPIPGGDLPFVPKLAIQPYTRDITIDPHKSGYINYPAGGLCYRDQRMRYLITWTSPIVYHQGDDKGSMGVYGVEGSKPGAAAVATWLTHKTLRLEVDGYGRLLGEAIFTCTKLYCHWATLTKPEDDLIVIPLIRLPIERNGGSAEDVAKEKERIRTKILGVSNEDLFKDEETWELLETLGGDLMINAFACNFRINGKPNTDIGEANYLNQRIFKRLSYTIEDDATPTSDRPLFLTSSSFSEKAYGKCLTNFKRRLELSNNDHPAHGDLSFLVNVTMSPWPTDSPFLESLVTPFRKIAEEEVQHVLARNIEKPDIHGFVVQGHDKVYLVHIPMFNMAAHRWQVIITAELPGEVKELYQKLRKENPDKFYTIANVEPEKLGNLLESTGDVEFRMDDGIPADGAEPLAKFKLSDIQVVVKRSMSYDDLDRKYPDRMPFYLYGSNAEANIDHVLRTSPNAQLSGDRVKLNLNPALSNEQLGKGVVSVLEDVYENSIQPLPQEENEEGTLVIKTDAPGLSLVPDHKHRVSVYNNYDDFLGGSKPIASGDLSLTSKIFADWGMVNMD
- a CDS encoding heterokaryon incompatibility protein-domain-containing protein, yielding MAESQDLISHSSLCNICCDVDFHGMFTGRDYRDYADGFSRYRADLDYGRQVPRTWEHIKMNAKCYTDISLGDTHPEPFTRTRPFPDVGEDEMVIAAVEIGTGMFDGEFANCIGFHNGAYRHPRHRSLMIRGLQLCAPERSHSAAWERARQVKEQAESGSGLRANKELSIEFSSCFGGRLAYVQSDCIVSGSSSSDGYAALSYIWGCRLPSTQLKTSKEQELRKPRSLSAPGIILSDIITDAMEFCRQIDLRFLWVDQLCIPQRPGLVDPEIHHMASIYSGATCTLVALSGTTFADPLPGVRPGISHPESQHQAIVDGLWLMTCYPSLFTEIESSVWFSCGWTFQEAAFSKRIFFFTTSQTFFLCRETMYCEESVWEVPDGDSMAAWANTKTIEAGRIKDLMILRNSNESYPEGGNYRSAEEYTKRTLGYPQDILNAWVAVIQWMEEDKKWGSAYCLGLLLDHFGFGLGWQPLHGLDPDPVNQRAGFPSWSCSSFLGPVEWCLEVPSSTRTSGGGRESVWGRSGIIQETDIDITLRERYNRYLSPVRMSQSPFAPQNPILEFKTSAAYITVARKPDGRIVLPTFDIIGNGAYSVGSLQCDPGWRDKQPDRLEFIVFATAKLTDPQPPQYSGYPAGCGTSRYNAKMSGRLFSDQCSYEAAVSRWQDLCSKERSVLDLMCISRGSDGLARRVQVCHGISLDQWLTLEPKEVFVRLG